In Candidatus Omnitrophota bacterium, one DNA window encodes the following:
- the fsa gene encoding fructose-6-phosphate aldolase, with protein sequence MKIFIDTANVLEIKEAISLGVIDGVTTNPSLIAKEKKPSIDVLKEICSLVAGPVSAEVISLEAQGMVKEARELVKIAKNIVIKVPLVKEGLKAVKILSDEGIKTNVTLCFSPSQALLAAKCGATYISPFIGRLDNISQEGMQLIADIKQIYSNYNFATQIIVASVRNPMHVVNAAKIGAHISTIPFAVIEQLIKHPLTDIGIARFLEDYKKIPQK encoded by the coding sequence ATGAAAATTTTTATTGATACTGCCAATGTCCTTGAGATAAAAGAAGCGATAAGCCTGGGTGTTATTGATGGGGTAACAACTAATCCATCATTAATCGCTAAAGAAAAAAAGCCTTCAATAGATGTTTTAAAAGAAATTTGTTCTTTGGTAGCTGGCCCGGTCAGCGCTGAAGTTATCAGCCTTGAAGCACAGGGAATGGTTAAGGAAGCAAGAGAATTGGTCAAGATAGCTAAAAATATTGTTATAAAGGTGCCTCTTGTTAAGGAAGGCTTAAAAGCAGTTAAAATTTTATCCGATGAAGGCATTAAAACCAATGTTACTCTTTGTTTTTCTCCTTCTCAGGCTTTATTAGCTGCTAAGTGCGGCGCTACTTATATATCGCCTTTTATAGGCAGGCTTGATAACATAAGCCAGGAAGGCATGCAGTTGATTGCAGATATAAAGCAGATTTATTCAAATTATAATTTTGCAACACAGATTATTGTTGCTTCAGTGCGTAATCCTATGCATGTTGTTAATGCCGCAAAAATTGGAGCCCATATTTCTACTATTCCGTTTGCGGTTATTGAACAATTGATTAAACATCCTTTAACGGATATTGGAATTGCAAGATTCTTA
- a CDS encoding ROK family protein: protein MAARYLIGIDLGGTNLKVALLDLNYKIKSKQFLPTQSYNNKEKLINAICYLVNKIIKDNYLNKKDIYAIGIGLPGPIDAEHGVVHSLTNIAGWRNVKLRNILEKKLALKVFIDNDVKVMTLAEFKLGSARKFKNSLCLTLGTGVGGAFILDGKIFRGTNNAAGEIGHLLLNEDGPKCNCGGKACLETYIGNSRIQEFARKVFKRNITLEEVSLLAKKQNKLAIDVWKRVGFCLGLALTGVTNILNLDAVVIGGGVSKAGKILFDEVRKTIRSRGMHVQAKHVKVLKAKLGNEAGFIGAAILAREGF from the coding sequence ATGGCAGCTAGATATTTAATAGGAATAGATTTAGGCGGCACAAATTTAAAAGTAGCCCTCTTGGATTTAAATTACAAGATTAAATCCAAACAATTCCTTCCTACACAGAGTTATAATAACAAAGAGAAACTGATTAACGCAATCTGTTATTTAGTTAATAAAATCATCAAAGATAATTATTTAAATAAAAAAGATATCTATGCAATTGGGATTGGTTTGCCCGGGCCAATTGATGCTGAGCACGGGGTGGTGCATTCCCTTACTAACATAGCTGGCTGGAGAAATGTAAAGCTTAGGAATATTTTGGAAAAGAAGCTGGCACTGAAAGTTTTTATAGATAATGATGTTAAGGTTATGACTCTTGCTGAGTTTAAATTAGGAAGCGCAAGAAAATTTAAGAATTCGCTTTGCCTTACGTTGGGCACCGGTGTTGGCGGAGCTTTTATCCTTGATGGGAAAATCTTTCGCGGGACAAATAATGCTGCGGGTGAAATTGGGCATTTGCTTTTAAATGAAGATGGCCCGAAATGCAATTGTGGCGGGAAGGCTTGCCTTGAAACATATATTGGCAATTCAAGAATCCAAGAATTTGCTAGAAAAGTATTTAAACGCAATATCACCCTTGAAGAAGTTAGTTTATTAGCTAAAAAACAAAATAAGCTTGCAATTGATGTTTGGAAGAGGGTGGGTTTTTGTTTAGGTTTGGCTTTAACTGGAGTAACGAATATATTGAATCTTGATGCTGTTGTAATTGGCGGGGGAGTATCAAAGGCCGGAAAGATTTTATTTGATGAGGTAAGAAAAACAATAAGATCGCGTGGAATGCATGTTCAGGCAAAACACGTTAAAGTTTTAAAAGCTAAATTAGGAAATGAAGCGGGTTTTATTGGGGCAGCCATTCTTGCTAGGGAGGGTTTTTAA
- a CDS encoding GGDEF domain-containing protein, translating into MLVIFLIILTIILYFHLDRELNARFSKELCLHEKIKREFEEVSSKNELVKKENIFLDNKAYEIIALYDITKAINKTLDEDKMFVFFKDNIKKFINIDDCVFIKEEADVAKYKKYTLFPLVLQRKTYAYLAVNNLSKEDMEKFDILAHQFLLGYKRIQLYKKIQEMTIIDSLTKVFNRRYFLERFFEEFKRSKKLRLNLSFLMVDIDNFKSYNDHFGHLVGDAILREVSRIIKENIRQVDFVGRYGGEEIAIGLTETSIEQARLASERIRKEIESRKIKIYDEEIMITVSIGIAAFPNSAANPERLIENADKALYMAKHSGKNRVCLYPNNN; encoded by the coding sequence GTGTTAGTAATCTTTTTAATTATATTAACCATAATTTTGTATTTTCATTTGGATAGAGAGCTTAATGCAAGGTTTAGCAAAGAACTTTGCCTTCATGAAAAGATTAAGCGTGAATTTGAAGAGGTGAGCAGTAAAAATGAATTAGTAAAGAAAGAAAATATTTTCCTGGATAATAAAGCTTACGAAATTATTGCCTTGTATGATATCACAAAAGCTATTAACAAAACTCTGGATGAAGACAAGATGTTTGTGTTTTTTAAAGATAATATCAAGAAGTTTATTAATATTGATGATTGTGTGTTTATTAAAGAAGAAGCAGATGTTGCTAAATACAAAAAATATACTTTATTCCCTCTTGTTTTACAGAGAAAAACTTACGCGTATCTTGCAGTAAATAATTTATCAAAAGAAGATATGGAGAAGTTCGATATATTAGCGCATCAGTTTCTTCTTGGGTATAAAAGGATACAACTTTATAAAAAGATTCAGGAAATGACCATTATAGATTCCTTGACTAAAGTTTTTAACCGGAGATACTTCTTGGAAAGGTTTTTTGAAGAATTTAAGCGTTCAAAGAAGCTTAGGCTTAATCTTTCTTTCTTAATGGTAGATATTGATAATTTTAAATCATATAATGACCATTTCGGCCATTTGGTGGGAGACGCGATCTTAAGGGAAGTTTCAAGGATTATAAAAGAGAATATAAGGCAGGTGGATTTTGTAGGCAGGTATGGAGGAGAGGAGATTGCTATTGGGCTGACTGAAACTAGTATTGAGCAAGCCCGCCTTGCCTCAGAGCGTATCAGGAAGGAAATTGAATCAAGGAAGATCAAGATTTACGATGAAGAGATTATGATTACGGTAAGCATAGGAATTGCAGCCTTCCCAAATAGCGCTGCAAATCCGGAACGTTTGATAGAGAACGCTGATAAGGCTTTGTATATGGCAAAGCATTCAGGTAAGAACAGAGTTTGCCTGTATCCAAATAATAATTGA
- a CDS encoding sensor domain-containing diguanylate cyclase, producing the protein MPLPAFFKNNKKCNLKRATNNDNSGINQSPSFFKIIFPFLFFVFLYFILPLILIVAFCQHPFIISALYILAVVVVISLFLRRYIDKKYNLVYRTQVIQEKLNVVLHEDSLEIKNNLALNEKISRYNRLKEVAEVINQSLELDTVGQKLADIASSLIANNKGVCLLYLVDPHTQKPTLFKTKKEKDFIVKEKEGDVFDFWVLRHSNPLLIEDIKKDFRFDLEKLVLHSEGRVVSSLISSPFVSENRLLGLMRLDNPKPNAYSQDDLRLLSTICDLGAVALENGEFYQQTEQLAMHDGLTLLFTKGYLIEHLKEKCKKGLRQNIAFSLLMLDVDYFKNYNDLYGHSAGDIVLKKISQKIVDSLKNYNPEVSRFGGEEFCVILPDTEKDKALEIATKLCEEIRDEKIVLRRQETHISVSIGVASFPSDASDEDGLIKKADCAMYEAKQNGRNRVVSA; encoded by the coding sequence ATGCCATTACCCGCATTTTTCAAAAATAACAAGAAATGCAATTTAAAGCGGGCCACCAACAATGATAATTCTGGAATTAATCAATCCCCCAGTTTCTTTAAAATAATCTTTCCTTTTTTATTTTTTGTTTTTTTGTATTTTATCCTTCCTTTGATTCTGATTGTGGCATTTTGCCAGCATCCATTTATTATTTCAGCCTTGTATATTTTGGCGGTAGTAGTTGTTATTTCTTTATTCTTAAGAAGATACATTGACAAAAAGTATAATCTTGTTTATAGGACGCAGGTTATCCAGGAGAAGCTGAATGTTGTCTTGCATGAAGATTCCCTTGAGATAAAAAATAACCTGGCTTTAAACGAGAAGATCAGCCGTTATAACCGCCTCAAAGAAGTAGCCGAAGTTATTAATCAAAGTCTGGAATTAGATACTGTTGGTCAAAAACTCGCTGATATCGCCTCTTCGCTTATAGCCAACAATAAAGGTGTCTGCCTTTTGTACTTAGTAGATCCCCACACGCAAAAACCAACCCTCTTTAAGACAAAAAAAGAAAAAGATTTTATCGTTAAAGAAAAGGAAGGGGATGTTTTTGATTTTTGGGTATTAAGGCATTCGAACCCTCTTTTAATTGAGGATATAAAAAAGGATTTTCGTTTTGACCTGGAAAAGTTGGTTTTGCATAGCGAAGGGCGTGTTGTTTCTTCGTTAATCAGCTCTCCCTTTGTAAGTGAAAATAGATTGTTAGGATTAATGAGGCTTGATAATCCTAAACCCAATGCTTATTCTCAAGATGATTTAAGGCTGCTTTCTACAATTTGCGATTTAGGGGCCGTGGCTTTGGAAAATGGAGAATTTTACCAGCAAACAGAGCAATTAGCAATGCATGACGGCTTGACTTTGTTGTTTACGAAAGGATATTTGATTGAGCATCTAAAGGAAAAATGCAAGAAAGGCTTAAGACAGAATATAGCTTTTTCCTTGCTGATGCTGGATGTTGATTATTTTAAGAACTATAACGATTTGTATGGGCATTCTGCAGGAGATATTGTATTAAAGAAAATTAGCCAAAAAATAGTTGATTCCTTGAAAAATTATAACCCTGAAGTAAGCCGTTTTGGGGGAGAAGAATTTTGCGTGATTCTTCCGGATACGGAAAAAGATAAAGCTCTTGAAATAGCAACAAAACTCTGCGAAGAAATCAGGGATGAGAAAATTGTGTTAAGAAGGCAGGAAACTCATATTAGTGTTTCAATAGGGGTTGCAAGTTTCCCGTCTGATGCGTCCGATGAAGACGGTTTGATAAAAAAAGCTGATTGCGCCATGTATGAAGCAAAACAGAATGGAAGAAACAGGGTAGTTTCTGCCTAA
- the ugpC gene encoding sn-glycerol-3-phosphate ABC transporter ATP-binding protein UgpC — protein sequence MAQVSLKDVSKIYSGQIRAVDQINLGIENKEFMVLVGPSGCGKSTTLRMIAGLEDISEGDVYIGDKRVNDVPAKDRDIAMVFQNYALYPHMTVLENMSFGLKLRHIPKKEIIQRVNDAAEILSIKRLLHRKPKELSGGERQRVAVGRAIVRKPKVFLFDEPLSNLDAKMRVQMRTEIHKLHIRLQTTIIYVTHDQVEAMTMGDRIAVMKDGLLQQVADPISIYDHPKNKFVAGFIGSPPMNFMAGKIIKKEGKLYFDEGKVFVKIVEDMYKVLAKYVGKEIVLGIRSEDIYDKLFVSEAPPENIVRVNCEVYEPMGSEVYLYLNTGKHTFIARVGAHDKPKVNQDLDVVFDMSKVHFFDKTTEETIC from the coding sequence ATGGCACAAGTAAGCTTAAAGGATGTTTCAAAAATTTATTCGGGCCAAATCCGTGCTGTTGATCAAATCAATTTAGGTATTGAGAATAAAGAATTCATGGTTCTAGTTGGCCCCTCAGGTTGCGGCAAGTCTACTACTTTAAGGATGATTGCGGGGTTGGAGGATATAAGCGAAGGGGACGTTTATATCGGTGATAAGAGGGTAAATGACGTTCCTGCAAAAGACCGCGACATCGCTATGGTATTTCAGAATTATGCGCTTTATCCACATATGACAGTTCTAGAGAATATGTCATTTGGGCTTAAATTGCGCCATATCCCAAAAAAAGAAATAATTCAAAGAGTTAATGATGCGGCTGAAATTTTAAGCATTAAGCGGCTTCTTCACCGCAAACCAAAAGAACTCTCCGGCGGAGAAAGGCAGCGCGTTGCGGTAGGGCGTGCAATAGTAAGAAAACCCAAGGTTTTCTTGTTTGATGAGCCGCTAAGCAATCTTGATGCGAAGATGAGAGTTCAGATGCGCACAGAGATTCATAAATTACATATCCGCCTTCAAACCACAATTATTTATGTAACCCATGACCAGGTTGAAGCTATGACTATGGGCGATAGGATTGCAGTGATGAAAGACGGGTTATTGCAGCAGGTAGCAGATCCTATCAGTATTTATGACCACCCTAAGAATAAATTTGTCGCGGGCTTTATTGGTTCGCCGCCAATGAATTTTATGGCCGGTAAAATTATCAAAAAAGAAGGAAAGCTCTATTTTGACGAAGGGAAAGTTTTTGTAAAGATAGTTGAGGATATGTATAAGGTTTTGGCAAAATATGTAGGTAAAGAAATAGTTCTTGGTATCCGTTCTGAAGATATTTACGATAAGCTTTTTGTTTCAGAGGCTCCTCCCGAGAATATTGTAAGGGTTAATTGCGAAGTGTACGAACCGATGGGTTCAGAAGTGTATTTATATTTGAATACGGGGAAGCATACATTTATCGCCCGTGTCGGCGCACATGATAAGCCAAAGGTCAATCAGGATTTGGATGTTGTTTTTGATATGAGCAAAGTCCATTTTTTTGATAAAACCACCGAAGAGACAATTTGTTAA
- the accD gene encoding acetyl-CoA carboxylase, carboxyltransferase subunit beta produces MNMALFGKPKYTIVRLKKKEIPDGLWTKCENCSEALYNKTLEENLKVCPKCSYHFPLTAYERLDSILDKDSFKEFDKDLISADPLDFKGPKTYKDKLAADQKSTGLKDAVVSGEGLLDKKNVIICVTDSRFIMGSMGSVVGEKISRAIEAATKNKLPLIIVSGSGGGARMYEGILSLMQMAKTCAALSYHKQAKLPFISILTNPTMGGVMASFAGIGDIIIAEPKALIGFAGPRVIEQTIRHKLPAGFQRSEFLLEHGMVDMIVNRKNLKETLAKLLVYLS; encoded by the coding sequence ATAAATATGGCACTGTTTGGAAAGCCAAAATACACGATAGTCCGCTTAAAGAAAAAAGAAATTCCCGATGGGCTTTGGACAAAATGCGAGAATTGTTCCGAGGCTTTGTATAATAAAACATTGGAGGAGAACCTTAAGGTTTGCCCAAAATGCAGCTATCATTTTCCTCTGACTGCCTATGAACGCCTTGATTCAATTCTTGATAAAGACAGCTTTAAAGAATTTGACAAAGATTTAATTTCAGCTGATCCTTTGGATTTTAAAGGGCCAAAGACTTATAAAGATAAATTAGCTGCGGACCAAAAGTCAACAGGGCTTAAAGATGCTGTTGTCTCCGGGGAAGGCCTGTTAGATAAAAAAAATGTAATCATCTGTGTTACTGATTCACGCTTTATAATGGGTTCTATGGGTTCTGTAGTCGGGGAGAAGATTTCCCGTGCGATAGAAGCTGCAACTAAAAATAAACTGCCTCTTATAATTGTTTCCGGTTCCGGGGGAGGGGCAAGAATGTATGAAGGTATACTTAGTCTTATGCAGATGGCGAAGACCTGCGCTGCGCTTTCTTATCATAAACAAGCTAAGCTCCCATTTATTTCTATATTGACAAATCCAACTATGGGTGGAGTTATGGCTTCTTTTGCTGGTATCGGGGATATAATTATTGCTGAGCCTAAGGCTTTGATTGGGTTTGCCGGGCCACGCGTTATTGAGCAGACAATAAGGCATAAATTACCCGCCGGATTTCAGCGTTCTGAATTTCTTCTAGAGCACGGTATGGTTGATATGATAGTAAACCGTAAAAATCTAAAAGAGACTTTGGCTAAATTATTAGTTTATCTGAGTTGA
- a CDS encoding DUF1015 domain-containing protein: MTKILPFSALIFNQDKNKNLSKVVCPPYDVISPADQKYYLEADPHNFIHVLFRKDSSIEDKYKASAECFRDWIKEEVLVQDKSPAIYFYSHQYKIKGETKVRLGFISLLRLPERSAGVFGHEHTRTGPKEDRFKLLRQVKANLSPIFAIFADNKRVIQRLYRQHIQNKEPFIEVTDRDKCVHKIWRLDSPEQIDLIQSGMEDENIFIADGHHRYEVACNYREEMRQKLGKLTGDESFNYVLAYFTNTDLRGLTILPIHRLVKMETKFDLENFKANIKDYFDIEEIKDKTRFFFLLEKCGNSEHVLGMYKDKKFWLLRLKNVKMLDKVISDKPKESRSLDVSILNYLILRNAFGFKLEEIDNHENLTFSNDAEKFIEEVDANSKYVAFFLNPVKMQQIISVALNGNKMPAKSTFFYPKVLSGLLIHKFKEDKE; the protein is encoded by the coding sequence ATGACTAAAATACTTCCTTTTTCAGCTTTAATTTTTAATCAAGATAAGAACAAGAATTTGTCCAAAGTTGTCTGTCCTCCATATGATGTAATTTCTCCAGCCGACCAGAAATATTATCTTGAAGCAGACCCGCATAATTTTATTCACGTATTATTTAGAAAAGATTCAAGCATTGAAGACAAGTATAAGGCTTCAGCTGAATGCTTCAGGGATTGGATAAAAGAAGAGGTGTTGGTTCAAGATAAGTCTCCCGCGATATATTTTTACAGCCATCAATATAAGATTAAAGGTGAGACAAAGGTAAGGCTTGGGTTTATATCTCTTTTACGTCTCCCTGAGAGGAGCGCTGGGGTTTTTGGGCATGAACATACCCGGACCGGCCCCAAAGAAGACAGGTTTAAACTTTTAAGGCAGGTGAAAGCTAATTTAAGCCCGATATTTGCTATTTTTGCAGATAATAAACGCGTAATTCAGCGTTTATACCGTCAGCATATCCAAAATAAAGAACCTTTTATTGAAGTAACCGATAGGGATAAATGCGTGCATAAAATCTGGAGGCTGGATTCCCCCGAACAGATTGATTTGATTCAATCAGGTATGGAGGATGAGAATATATTTATTGCCGACGGCCATCATCGCTATGAAGTTGCTTGTAATTATCGTGAGGAGATGAGGCAGAAGCTTGGAAAACTTACCGGGGATGAGAGTTTTAATTATGTCTTAGCTTATTTTACGAATACCGACCTTCGCGGGCTTACGATTTTACCGATTCATCGCCTTGTAAAGATGGAAACCAAGTTTGATTTAGAAAATTTTAAAGCGAATATTAAGGATTATTTTGATATTGAAGAAATTAAAGATAAAACCAGGTTTTTCTTTCTTTTGGAAAAATGCGGCAATTCAGAGCATGTGTTGGGTATGTATAAGGATAAAAAGTTTTGGTTATTAAGATTAAAAAATGTTAAAATGCTTGATAAGGTTATTTCTGACAAGCCAAAAGAATCAAGGTCTTTGGATGTCTCAATCCTTAATTATTTAATTCTAAGAAATGCTTTTGGGTTTAAATTAGAAGAAATCGATAATCATGAAAATCTCACATTCAGCAACGATGCGGAGAAATTTATTGAGGAAGTGGACGCAAACAGCAAATATGTCGCATTCTTCTTAAACCCGGTTAAGATGCAGCAGATAATTTCTGTCGCATTAAATGGAAACAAGATGCCTGCCAAATCAACTTTCTTTTATCCTAAGGTGCTTTCGGGTTTGCTTATTCATAAATTTAAGGAAGATAAGGAATAA
- a CDS encoding VanZ family protein — translation MKKILNLWLPVLIGMGAIFYASSIPGQKIPHVVTYQDTIFHFLAYFVLGLFFARALKTSYLNVTLISLAVFTCLFGVTYGVSDEYHQLFVPNRYCSGLDVFIDGFGALIGGTFFPLFNLKKVAG, via the coding sequence ATGAAAAAGATCTTAAATCTTTGGCTGCCGGTTTTAATTGGCATGGGAGCAATATTCTATGCTTCTTCAATTCCCGGACAGAAAATCCCTCATGTGGTAACTTATCAGGATACGATATTCCATTTTCTTGCTTATTTTGTCCTTGGTTTGTTTTTTGCGCGCGCACTAAAGACTTCTTATTTAAACGTAACGTTAATTAGCCTTGCTGTTTTTACCTGTCTTTTTGGAGTTACTTACGGAGTCAGCGACGAATACCACCAGTTGTTTGTTCCAAACCGGTATTGTTCCGGGTTGGATGTGTTTATTGACGGTTTTGGTGCTTTAATCGGGGGGACATTTTTTCCACTATTTAATTTAAAGAAAGTTGCAGGATAA
- a CDS encoding zinc ribbon domain-containing protein, whose product MPTYDYECLSCGHKFEKFQKMSDEPLKKCPECNKKVKRLIGSGAGIIFKGSGFYATDYKKSTSAQEHKKNTGSCPKSHDGCGSCPHSK is encoded by the coding sequence ATGCCTACTTATGATTATGAATGTTTGTCTTGCGGACATAAATTTGAAAAATTCCAGAAAATGAGCGACGAACCGTTAAAAAAATGCCCCGAGTGCAATAAAAAAGTAAAACGGCTTATAGGAAGCGGCGCAGGGATAATTTTTAAAGGTTCTGGTTTCTACGCGACAGACTACAAAAAGAGCACAAGCGCACAAGAGCACAAGAAAAATACTGGTAGTTGCCCTAAGTCGCATGACGGATGCGGTTCGTGCCCGCATAGCAAATAG
- the dnaJ gene encoding molecular chaperone DnaJ: MSTKRDYYEILGVQKNASLDEIKKNYREAVLKYHPDRVPHEQKKEAEEKFKEISEAYAVLSDSQKRALYDQYGHSGIDQKYAYEDIFKGADFNSVFQDLGDFGVGGGLFDEIFGDLGYDISGGRTRGGRRAKRGRDLEVAVSITLEEAATGTEKTITLPRYEVCSNCSGTGAKPGSKKNTCPQCKGSGRTVVSNGFFQIAQTCSRCGGEGSIIQTPCSECNGEGRTKVSRKIKVKIPAGVDTGSSLRVRGEGESGTAGNRGDLYVVIEIHPHPVFERHNNDILTEIKISLSKAILGSQVEVPTLGGKVEMKIPAGTQSGSIFRLKEKGIPDVHSKGIGDELVKVDVDIPKSLNAEQRRLIEEFAKASGDNINKESFTDKIKRTFR, from the coding sequence ATGTCTACTAAGCGTGATTACTATGAAATATTGGGTGTTCAGAAGAATGCCAGCCTTGATGAGATAAAGAAAAACTACAGGGAAGCAGTTTTAAAATATCATCCTGATAGGGTTCCTCATGAGCAGAAAAAAGAAGCTGAGGAAAAATTTAAAGAAATCTCAGAGGCTTATGCGGTTCTTTCTGACTCGCAGAAGCGTGCTCTTTATGATCAATACGGACACTCTGGTATCGACCAGAAATATGCTTATGAAGATATCTTTAAGGGAGCGGATTTTAACAGCGTATTTCAGGATCTTGGAGATTTTGGCGTTGGTGGAGGATTGTTTGATGAAATCTTCGGCGACCTTGGGTATGATATTTCTGGAGGGAGAACTCGAGGAGGAAGGCGCGCAAAACGGGGAAGGGATCTTGAGGTTGCTGTAAGTATTACTTTGGAAGAAGCCGCAACTGGTACAGAGAAAACAATTACTTTGCCTAGATATGAAGTTTGCTCTAATTGTTCCGGCACCGGTGCAAAGCCCGGAAGCAAGAAAAATACTTGCCCTCAATGCAAAGGAAGCGGACGAACGGTAGTTTCTAATGGATTTTTTCAAATTGCACAAACTTGTTCCCGCTGTGGAGGCGAAGGATCGATAATCCAAACTCCTTGCTCTGAATGTAATGGAGAAGGCCGGACAAAAGTTTCCAGAAAAATTAAAGTAAAGATTCCTGCTGGGGTTGATACCGGTTCAAGCCTGCGTGTAAGAGGCGAAGGTGAATCCGGAACAGCCGGCAACAGGGGGGATTTATATGTAGTTATTGAAATCCATCCACATCCGGTTTTTGAAAGGCATAATAACGATATTTTGACAGAGATTAAAATAAGTTTATCAAAGGCGATTTTGGGCTCTCAAGTTGAAGTCCCGACTTTAGGCGGTAAAGTAGAGATGAAGATTCCTGCGGGAACCCAATCGGGAAGCATATTCAGGCTTAAAGAAAAAGGAATTCCTGATGTGCACTCAAAAGGGATTGGAGATGAATTAGTTAAGGTTGATGTGGATATACCTAAAAGCCTTAATGCGGAGCAGCGGCGTTTAATTGAAGAATTTGCCAAAGCCTCTGGGGATAATATAAACAAAGAAAGCTTTACTGATAAAATAAAAAGAACTTTCAGGTAA